The region GGGCACCGGGCTCGGCAAGCCGCTCAAGCTGATCAACCACCCGAAGCGCGCGAACATCCCGATCTGGGTCGCGGCGCTGGGGGACAAGAACGTCGAGATGACCGCGGAGCTCGCCGAGGGCTGGCTGCCGCACGTGCTCGTCCCCGAGAAGATCCGCGACGTGTTCGGCCCGGCGCTCGACGCCGGGTTCGCGAAGCGCGCCCCGAGCTCGGCCCGCTGCAGATCACCGGCGGCGGCATCCTCGCGCTCGAGCCGGAGATGTGGGAGCCGGCGCGGCAGCTCGCCCGTGGGATGTACGCGCTGTACATCGGCGGCATGGGCGCGCGGGGCAAGAACTTCTACAACACGGTCATGCGGCGGCAGGGCTGGGCCGACGCCGCGCAGGAGGTGCAGGACCTCTATCTCGACGGGAAGAAGGAGGAGGCCGCCGCCGCGCTGCCGGACGAGTTCATCGAGAAGGCGACGCTCATCGGCGAGCCCGCGTTCGTCCGCGAGCGGATCGCCGCGCTGCAGGAGGCCGGCGTCACGCATCTGCACGTCAATGCGGTCACGGCGGACGCCCCGAAGATCTTCGGTCAGGTCAAGGAGTGGATCTCCTGAGAGGTGGGCACACCCGCGGGTGATTCGCGGGGCGGGGGTGGTGTGACGGGCCGTGCCGGGCTCGTTCCACAATGTATGGGCCGACCCGTCCCGTTCACCGACCCGCGGGAGCAACCTGGTGCCCGTCCCGTTCGTCCGTACCGCAGACGAGCCGCTCACAGCGGAGCAGTACCGGTATATCGCTACCCACGCGTGGTGGATGGGTACGTTCGCCACCGCGGAGGCGATCCACGTCCATCTCTCGGAGCACCTGATCCAGCAGTGGACGCCGGTGGACCGGGACGCGGACTGGCTGCTCGATCGCGAGCTCACCGGCCGCGTCACCTGGCTCGTCGGCTCCGGGGACGACGCCGTCTCCGAGGGGTTCGACCTGAACGACCACTGGCCCAGCGGTCGGTTCCGGGCGCCCTACGGGGACTTCTACGCCGAGCTCAACGAGACCTCGCCGCGCCGCCCGGCGGGTGGCTGGGCGGCACCCACCCCGGAGTTCCT is a window of Pseudonocardia sp. T1-2H DNA encoding:
- a CDS encoding LLM class flavin-dependent oxidoreductase translates to MGRGAGGQERRDDRGARRGLAAARARPREDPRRVRPGARRRVREARPELGPLQITGGGILALEPEMWEPARQLARGMYALYIGGMGARGKNFYNTVMRRQGWADAAQEVQDLYLDGKKEEAAAALPDEFIEKATLIGEPAFVRERIAALQEAGVTHLHVNAVTADAPKIFGQVKEWIS